One window of the Oncorhynchus keta strain PuntledgeMale-10-30-2019 chromosome 31, Oket_V2, whole genome shotgun sequence genome contains the following:
- the LOC118364386 gene encoding protein phosphatase 2C-like domain-containing protein 1, producing the protein MAEYSVTTHKGSNPFIRAVAVCEEKNSTWKKNMEDVTIFHEGYGGKEGTSFFGLFDGFHGQISAVTASREMPVLVLEQLSKQDPLLSLEKDQVKLLSRFEALFQKDYNRPYPGQAQDIGLGLEQLENLTNMEQVNLAFTTAFWKMDRVLGLGKNETSKIRWSGCTALLCLIDSGLPSSDGKEQGTGQESNTPTPSQELQGGRILIANCGNVHAVLYKQGRGFRLTKDHSTSNPKERKRILQSGGAISVNKQHGLVEGLTEATRGLGHYGDRKLKKSVIPVPYSVSLPTDPSFQMLVLASSGLWEVLDEHAVAERALAVIKLTQQKLIVKTLCLMQTVEDSSISDSQSCIQSRPGSSIFDSEEPSSVKDEDNPPELDMPEPLGVQARDIQNAEETERHQSLILQQESEVNVKGTMADSLKNLTLDYERLAADICRELVDTALVSGSRENISVMVILLHGLDVLRENTIKGELTKQTNTM; encoded by the exons ATGGCAGAATACAGCGTTACCACGCACAAAGGGAGCAACCCGTTCATCCGTGCTGTGGCAGTGTGTGAGGAGAAAAACTCCACATGGAAAAAGAACATGGAGGATGTGACCATTTTTCATGAGGGGTATGGAGGCAAAGAGGGGACCAGCTTTTTCGGGCTCTTTGACGGGTTTCACGGACAGATTTCTGCAGTTACAGCATCTAGGGAGATGCCTGTTTTAGTCCTGGAGCAACTCTCCAAACAGGACCCCTTGCTCTCCTTGGAGAAGGACCAGGTGAAGCTACTGTCACGCTTTGAAGCCCTGTTCCAGAAAGACTACAACAGACCTTATCCAGGCCAGGCCCAGGACATTGGACTAGGCCTTGAGCAGCTGGAGAATCTTACCAATATGGAACAGGTGAACCTAGCCTTCACCACAGCCTTCTGGAAGATGGACCGGGTCCTGGGGCTTGGCAAGAACGAGACCTCCAAGATCCGCTGGAGTGGCTGCACAGCGCTCCTCTGCCTAATCGACAGTGGGCTGCCCTCCTCAGACGGGAAGGAGCAGGGAACAGGACAGGAGAGTAATACACCAACCCCCTCACAGGAGTTACAGGGTGGAAGAATTCTCATTGCTAACTGTG GTAATGTCCATGCGGTGCTGTACAAACAAGGCAGGGGCTTTCGTCTGACCAAAGACCACAGCACGTCCAACCCTAAAGAGCGCAAACGCATCCTCCAGTCCGGAGGGGCAATCAGCGTCAACAAACAGCACGGTCTGGTGGAGGGGCTGACCGAGGCCACCCGAGGGCTTGGTCATTATGGCGATCGCAAGCTGAAAAAGTCAGTCATCCCTGTGCCTTACTCTGTGTCGCTGCCCACAGACCCATCCTTCCAGATGCTGGTCCTAGCGTCTAGTGGCCTCTGGGAAGTCTTGGATGAGCATGCAGTGGCTGAGAGAGCTCTGGCTGTCATTAAGTTGACTCAACAGAAATTAATAGTGAAGACCCTGTGCCTCATGCAAACTGTTGAGGATTCGTCCATTTCAGATTCTCAAAGTTGCATACAGTCAAGACCAGGGTCATCTATTTTTGATAGTGAAGAACCTTCCAGTGTCAAGGATGAGGACAACCCACCAGAGTTGGACATGCCAGAGCCTCTGGGGGTACAAGCTAGAGATATTCAGAAtgcagaggaaacagagagacatcAATCCCTAATCCTGCAGCAGGAGAGTGAGGTCAATGTGAAGGGAACTATGGCTGACAGTCTGAAGAATCTCACCTTGGACTACGAGCGCCTTGCAGCTGACATTTGTAGAGAGCTAGTGGACACAGCATTGGTCTCAGGTTCaagggaaaacatttcagtcatgGTCATACTTCTTCATGGGTTGGATGTGCTCAGAGAAAACACTATCAAAGGAGAGTTGACAAAGCAAACAAATACCATGTAA